In Hemitrygon akajei chromosome 12, sHemAka1.3, whole genome shotgun sequence, a single window of DNA contains:
- the LOC140737213 gene encoding beta-1,3-galactosyltransferase 2-like, giving the protein MLQWRRRYCCLMKITWNVKRSLFRTHIIALLCLVFLLALFLLINQHDWVTSKTWSKESGYSVSHTMRGFRSPKSTANQSTMRSIWKEPSQVQRIHSANASTELSLPDINGLGDILNANGTTYSEKRTGYNPHHHYKYIINEPNKCEGQSPFLIVLIATEPNQIEARHAIRQTWGNESNVPGLRMIRLFLLGLRMAGGTFQQALYEESRQFHDIIQQDFLDTYYNLTIKTLMGMNWVATYCPHAWYIMKTDSDMFVNTEYLMNKLLKPLHPPRHNYFTGYLMRGYSPNRNKDSKWYMPPELYPSERYPVFCSGTGYVFSGDLAEKIFKVSLSIRRLHLEDVYVGICLAKLRIDPVPPPNEFLFNHWRVSYSSCKYSHLITSHQFQPNELIKYWNHLQQNKHNACASMAKEKGHRGHGRYRTKKMH; this is encoded by the coding sequence ATGCTTCAGTGGAGAAGACGCTACTGCTGCTTAATGAAGATAACTTGGAACGTTAAACGTTCTCTGTTTCGGACTCATATTATTGCACTTTTATGCCTTGTGTTTTTGCTTGCATTATTTCTGTTGATTAATCAACATGACTGGGTAACTAGCAAAACATGGTCAAAAGAATCTGGTTATTCTGTTTCTCATACAATGAGGGGATTCAGATCGCCAAAAAGTACTGCCAACCAGAGCACAATGAGGAGTATTTGGAAAGAACCATCTCAAGTACAGAGGATACATTCAGCAAATGCTAGCACTGAACTTTCTCTTCCAGATATTAATGGATTAGGGGATATACTGAATGCTAATGGAACCACATACAGTGAAAAGAGAACAGGGTATAATCCCCATCACCATTACAAGTATATTATCAATGAACCAAACAAATGCGAAGGGCAAAGCCCATTCTTAATTGTGTTGATTGCAACTGAACCTAACCAAATTGAAGCAAGACATGCAATTAGGCAAACTTGGGGAAATGAAAGCAATGTTCCTGGATTACGTATGATACGTCTGTTCCTCCTAGGTTTAAGAATGGCTGGTGGCACCTTCCAACAAGCTTTATATGAAGAAAGTAGACAGTTCCATGATATTATTCAACAAGACTTCCTGGATACATATTATAATCTAACTATTAAAACTCTGATGGGAATGAACTGGGTTGCAACATATTGTCCGCATGCCTGGTATATCATGAAGACTGACAGTGACATGTTTGTGAACACAGAGTACTTAATGAACAAACTCCTGAAGCCTTTGCATCCACCACGTCACAATTATTTCACTGGATATCTGATGCGTGGTTATTCACCAAATCGGAACAAGGATAGCAAGTGGTATATGCCTCCAGAACTCTATCCAAGCGAGCGTTATCCAGTCTTTTGTTCAGGAACTGGTTATGTTTTCTCTGGGGACTTAGctgaaaagattttcaaagtttcTCTGAGCATCAGGCGTTTGCATTTAGAGGACGTCTATGTGGGCATCTGTCTTGCCAAACTGAGAATTGACCCTGTGCCACCACCCAATGAATTCCTTTTCAATCACTGGCGTGTTTCTTACTCCAGCTGTAAATATAGTCATCTAATTACCTCCCATCAGTTCCAACCCAATGAATTAATCAAGTACTGGAACCACTTGCAGCAAAACAAGCACAATGCCTGTGCCAGTATGGCAAAAGAAAAAGGCCACAGAGGACATGGTAGGTATCGCACAAAGAAAATGCACTGA